Proteins encoded by one window of Aliivibrio wodanis:
- the ntrB gene encoding nitrogen regulation protein NtrB, producing MMALTMDFSTQLLEHQVTAILLLDDLRQIHYANPAAEQLFSQSAQRMAQHSFDTLFHYSHFDLSTLMLPLNTGQSVTDSDVRIVVENRSLYVEVTSSPIVIDKTLYLLIEIRQIEQQRRLSQEINQHAQQQAAKVLVRSLAHEIKNPLGGLRGAAQLLERMLSNPDLHEYTQIIIEQADRLRNLVDRLLGPQKLGQKKPENLHAIIEKVRQLIELNPSYHIKIQRDYDPSLPDFNMDAEQIEQSILNIVSNAAEVLKDQPDGIITLRTRTDYQTNIYGQRHRLAAKIEIIDNGPGIPSHIQDTLFYPMVSAREGGTGLGLSISQNLIDQHNGKIDVTSWPGKTVFTVYLPLK from the coding sequence ATGATGGCATTGACGATGGATTTTTCAACACAGTTACTTGAACACCAAGTGACTGCGATACTATTACTGGATGATTTGCGTCAGATTCATTACGCAAATCCTGCTGCTGAGCAACTATTTTCTCAAAGTGCTCAACGCATGGCTCAACACTCCTTTGATACTCTATTCCACTACTCACACTTTGACCTCTCTACGCTAATGCTGCCACTCAATACAGGACAAAGTGTCACTGATAGTGATGTTCGTATTGTGGTAGAGAATCGCTCTCTCTATGTAGAAGTAACCTCTAGCCCTATTGTCATCGACAAGACACTCTATTTACTAATAGAAATTCGTCAAATAGAGCAGCAGCGTCGCTTATCACAAGAAATCAATCAACATGCTCAACAACAAGCAGCAAAAGTATTGGTTCGTAGTCTCGCTCATGAAATTAAAAATCCTCTTGGGGGCTTACGCGGTGCAGCGCAACTACTAGAGCGTATGCTGTCAAACCCTGATCTTCATGAATATACTCAGATTATTATTGAGCAAGCGGATCGATTACGTAACCTAGTAGACCGCCTACTCGGCCCACAAAAGTTGGGGCAAAAAAAGCCTGAAAATTTGCACGCGATAATTGAAAAAGTTCGTCAATTAATTGAGTTAAATCCTAGCTATCACATAAAGATACAACGTGATTACGACCCTAGTTTGCCTGATTTTAATATGGACGCAGAACAGATAGAGCAATCGATTTTGAATATCGTAAGTAATGCAGCTGAAGTTTTAAAAGATCAACCTGACGGAATTATAACTCTACGAACTCGTACTGATTACCAAACCAATATCTATGGTCAACGCCATCGACTCGCCGCTAAAATAGAAATTATTGATAATGGGCCTGGTATTCCAAGTCATATCCAAGATACTTTATTTTACCCCATGGTCAGTGCACGCGAGGGAGGTACTGGTCTGGGGCTCTCAATTTCACAAAACTTGATAGACCAACACAACGGTAAGATTG
- the glnA gene encoding glutamine synthetase: MSVENVLALIQENEVKFIDLRFTDTKGKEQHISIPSHQVDADFFEEGKMFDGSSVAGWKGINESDMVMMPDAASAVLDPFTADPTLNIRCDILEPATLQGYDRDPRSIAKRSEEYLRATGIADTVLIGPEPEFFLFDDVRFNTDMSGSFFKIDDIEAAWNSGTEYEGGNKGHRPGVKGGYFPVAPVDSSQDIRSAMCLIMEEMGLVVEAHHHEVATAGQNEIATRFNTLTTKADETQIYKYVVHNVAHAYGKTATFMPKPLVGDNGSGMHVHMSLNKDGQNLFAGDKYGGLSEMAIYYIGGIIKHARAINAFANPSTNSYKRLVPGFEAPVMLAYSARNRSASIRIPVVPSPKARRIEVRFGDPAANPYLCYSAMLMAGLDGIKNKIHPGEAMDKDLYDLPAEEAAEIPTVAESLDIALKALDEDREFLTAGGVFSSDFIDSYIALKAQDVEAINTAVHPLEFEMYYSV, translated from the coding sequence ATGTCAGTAGAAAACGTATTAGCTCTAATCCAAGAGAACGAAGTAAAATTTATTGATTTACGCTTTACCGATACAAAAGGTAAAGAACAACATATCTCAATTCCTTCTCACCAAGTTGACGCAGACTTTTTTGAAGAAGGTAAAATGTTTGATGGTTCTTCAGTCGCTGGCTGGAAAGGCATTAACGAATCTGACATGGTAATGATGCCAGATGCAGCAAGTGCTGTACTTGACCCATTCACAGCTGATCCAACGCTAAACATTCGTTGTGACATTCTTGAGCCTGCAACATTGCAAGGTTACGATCGTGACCCACGCTCAATCGCAAAACGTTCTGAAGAGTACCTACGTGCAACGGGTATTGCTGATACTGTTTTGATCGGTCCTGAACCAGAGTTCTTCCTATTTGATGATGTTCGCTTTAACACTGATATGTCAGGTTCTTTCTTTAAGATTGATGATATCGAAGCTGCATGGAACTCAGGCACTGAATACGAAGGCGGCAACAAAGGTCACCGTCCTGGCGTTAAAGGCGGTTACTTCCCAGTAGCTCCTGTTGATTCATCTCAAGATATCCGCTCTGCTATGTGTTTAATCATGGAAGAGATGGGCCTTGTTGTTGAAGCACACCACCACGAAGTAGCAACTGCGGGTCAAAATGAGATCGCAACTCGCTTCAATACGCTAACAACGAAAGCGGATGAAACTCAAATCTATAAGTATGTTGTTCATAACGTAGCTCACGCTTACGGTAAAACAGCGACTTTCATGCCAAAACCATTGGTTGGCGATAACGGTTCAGGCATGCACGTTCACATGTCACTGAATAAAGATGGGCAGAATTTATTCGCTGGTGATAAGTACGGCGGCCTATCTGAAATGGCTATCTACTACATCGGTGGCATCATCAAACACGCTCGTGCAATCAACGCATTTGCTAACCCATCAACTAACTCATACAAACGTCTTGTTCCTGGTTTTGAAGCTCCTGTTATGTTGGCATACTCTGCTCGTAACCGTTCAGCTTCTATCCGTATCCCTGTGGTACCAAGCCCGAAAGCACGTCGTATTGAAGTTCGTTTTGGTGACCCAGCGGCTAATCCATACTTATGTTACTCAGCAATGCTGATGGCTGGCCTTGACGGTATTAAGAACAAGATTCACCCAGGTGAAGCAATGGATAAAGATCTGTATGACCTTCCAGCGGAAGAAGCAGCAGAAATCCCAACAGTTGCAGAATCTTTAGATATCGCCCTAAAAGCACTTGATGAAGATCGCGAGTTCTTAACCGCTGGTGGTGTATTCTCTAGTGACTTTATTGATTCTTATATCGCTCTTAAAGCTCAAGATGTTGAAGCTATCAACACAGCAGTTCACCCACTTGAGTTTGAAATGTACTACTCAGTATAA
- a CDS encoding membrane protein: MPYKLLIPLILLSASSLANTVYTWEDSDGTRHFSDSAPPSHISSKALSLESESIEEIPVNKPSSAKKSNTKKKAKASSEAKKTKLEVTISNLVQEETIRSSRGHIMVLTELTRKLAVDEKLQLMLDGSPYGLPQTTTEWKLTNIDRGTHLITVVAQKDGKRIASSPIITIYLHRPSSN, encoded by the coding sequence ATGCCTTATAAATTATTGATACCTCTTATTTTACTTTCAGCATCAAGCCTTGCAAATACCGTTTACACTTGGGAAGACAGCGATGGGACAAGGCACTTCAGTGATTCAGCACCTCCAAGTCATATTTCATCAAAAGCTCTTTCATTAGAATCTGAATCGATAGAAGAGATCCCTGTAAATAAACCAAGCAGCGCGAAAAAATCAAATACCAAGAAGAAGGCAAAGGCATCAAGTGAAGCAAAAAAAACCAAGCTAGAGGTTACAATAAGTAATTTAGTGCAAGAGGAAACAATCCGTAGTTCTCGTGGCCACATAATGGTTCTGACTGAGTTAACTCGAAAACTTGCTGTAGATGAAAAATTGCAACTTATGCTCGACGGATCTCCTTATGGTTTACCTCAAACAACGACAGAATGGAAACTTACAAATATAGATAGAGGTACTCACCTTATTACCGTTGTCGCGCAAAAAGACGGCAAGAGAATTGCATCATCACCTATTATTACCATATATCTACATCGACCTTCTTCGAATTAA